The genomic stretch CCGGCCTCGTAGACGCCGGCGATCGCGGGGTGGTGCAGGCGCGCGACGCGGCGGGCGTCCGCGAGGATCCGGTCGGCGGCCTTCTCGTTGCGGACGACGTCCGGCCCGAAGCGGCGCAGCACGACCGGCCGCTCCATCACCGTGTCGCGCGCGAGGAGCGCGGCGCCCGGCGCGCGGCCGGACAGCTCCCCCTCGACCGCGTAGCGCTCGGGGAGCCGCTGCGGGCGCTGCGGCCCGCTCGTCGCCTTCGCCGCGCCGGCGCGGTTCTCGAGCCGCTCGAGGCGCGCCGCGGCGTCGGCGAAGTTGAAGTCGATCGAGACCAGGCGGCGCAGCGCGTGCGTCGCCTCGCGGGCCCGGCCGGCGCGCTCCAGCGCCGCGGCGAGGAGGTAGAGCGCCTCGACGGCGTGCGGCGGATCCGGCTCGGTCGCCAGCGCCCGCTTGTACTGCTCCGCGGCCAGCGCGTCGTGACCCTTGAGCTCGAAGAGGCGGCCGAGCATCGTGCCGACCTGGTACCGCTCCTCCGGCTCCTCGGGGGAGAGGGACTGCAGGATCTCCACCGCTTCGTCGATGTTGCCGAGCTGCTCGTAGATCTTCGCCGCGTCGAGCTTGCGCCCGCCGTCGAGGTAGCAGCGCGCGGCGTCCTGCAGCGCGCCGGCCGCCTCGAAGCAGCGCGCCGCCTCGCGCATCGCCCCCGCCCGGCGGAACATCGCCGCGGCCTCGGGCAGGTTCCCCGCCCGCTCGTGCGCCGCCGCGGCCGCCGGCAGGTCGCCCGCCGCCTCGTGGGCCCACGCCGCCTCCGCGGAGCAGCCGAGCGCCTCGAGACACTGCGCCGCCTCGGCGGGACGTCCCGCCTCGAGGAACAGGCCCGCGGCCTCGCCCCAGCGGCCGGCGGCGTGATAGGCCTGCGCGGCGAGGAGCGGTTCGATCTTCTCCGGCGGCTGCCCCTCGGCGACCGTCGCCGCGCGTTCGGCTTCGCCCGCCGCGAGATACGCCTTGACCGCGCGCGCCGGCTGCCCGGCCCGTTCCCAGGCGCGGGCGGCGTCGGACGAGCGGCCGGACCGCTCGTACCACTTCGCGGCCCCGTCCGGATCGCCGAGCGAGAGGAGCAGGTGGGCGCAGCGCTGGGCGAGCGCCTGGATCTCGACCGTGTCCTGCGGCGCGATCCCCGCCTTGCAGAGGGAGTCGAGGCAGCGCGAGGCGCCGCCCGCCTCCCGCGCGTCCAGGAACAGCCGCGCGGCGCGGAGATAGTCCCCGGCGTGCTCGTAGAGCGGCGCCGCCTTGCCCGGACGCCCGGCGTCCGCGTGGATCTGCGCGGCGCGCCGCGACTGCCCGGCGTCGATGAACAGGCGCGCCGCCCGGTCGCGGTCGCCGGCGCGCATCGCCTGCTCGGCGGCCTCGAGCAGCATGCCGCCCAACTCGAAGTCGCGGGACGCGGCGGCGTAGTCGCCGAGCTGGACCGAAACCTCGCCGGCGGCGCGGTACAGCCGCCCCTTGCGGTACATCTCGAGGGCGCGGGGGAGGTTGCCGGCGAGCCGATAGAGGTCCCCCGCCGCGGCATGGTCGCCGCGCAGGGCCGCCCATCGAGCTTTTGCCGTCCACTCGCCCGCCATCGTCCTCTGCGTCCGCTCCGAAGATAGGTCCCGGCGCCGCCGGCGGTCCACGCCGTCAGCGCGGCACGAAATTGACCTCGACCTGCGTCCGCCCCCCCGCGGCGCGCGCCAAGAGCGCGACGGAGGCCCTCGCCCCCCGCGCCTGGCCGACGACCGCGCCGTCCGCGCCGACCGCGACGTCCTCGTCCTCGGTCGCGCCGAGCGACGGCCGCGCGGCGGCGAGCGCGGCGCGGGCCGCCGCCTCGGCGTCCCCTCCGGGCGCCTCGAGCCGGAACCAGACGACCCCCGCGGCGGGCGAGGCGTCGCCCTGCGCGACGACGCTCCAGCCGCGCGGCCAGGACGGCTGCGGCTTGAAGGGGACC from bacterium encodes the following:
- a CDS encoding protein kinase, translating into MAGEWTAKARWAALRGDHAAAGDLYRLAGNLPRALEMYRKGRLYRAAGEVSVQLGDYAAASRDFELGGMLLEAAEQAMRAGDRDRAARLFIDAGQSRRAAQIHADAGRPGKAAPLYEHAGDYLRAARLFLDAREAGGASRCLDSLCKAGIAPQDTVEIQALAQRCAHLLLSLGDPDGAAKWYERSGRSSDAARAWERAGQPARAVKAYLAAGEAERAATVAEGQPPEKIEPLLAAQAYHAAGRWGEAAGLFLEAGRPAEAAQCLEALGCSAEAAWAHEAAGDLPAAAAAHERAGNLPEAAAMFRRAGAMREAARCFEAAGALQDAARCYLDGGRKLDAAKIYEQLGNIDEAVEILQSLSPEEPEERYQVGTMLGRLFELKGHDALAAEQYKRALATEPDPPHAVEALYLLAAALERAGRAREATHALRRLVSIDFNFADAAARLERLENRAGAAKATSGPQRPQRLPERYAVEGELSGRAPGAALLARDTVMERPVVLRRFGPDVVRNEKAADRILADARRVARLHHPAIAGVYEAGREGTGVYLVEEHVGGRSLREILRQDGPLDVPRAVQIFTRLAEALDYAHGLGLLARSLRPETIYVNPSGEAKMVDFGLALREADWGGPDASYRPPEVDAHERMDSSSDVFLLGVVAYEMLFGAPPPASEPDGKTPPPFPRDPQRPVPELLRRVISGCLVPDRSRRTGSAQKLLEDLHGTHLLPGALMANRYEILKEIGRGGMGTVFVAKDLVLDEKVALKVLAGALDENTEKRFIQEIRLARQINHPNVVRVHTFERWREMRFIVMEYIDGVDLRKWAASRGPIPLGQALDVVAGVAEGLAAAHRLGIVHRDVKPENVLVDGEGRPHLCDFGIARKGDVHLTREGLVMGSPAYMAPEQIRGQAADARADLYALGILAFFLIAGREPFASENVAEVLRQQLEVEPPALSSLRQGVPRGLEDLVARVLSKDPARRAPSVFDFLGELKVVRAGLRQITN